DNA from Malus sylvestris chromosome 11, drMalSylv7.2, whole genome shotgun sequence:
GTAGCGGAACATCATTACAATTTCTTAGATTTCTtcgatttcttcaatttcttcaattcCAAGACGaggtggtggaggaggagaagaggTGGACCTTTCTGCAGCGGCGATAGTAGTACAAGCACAGAAAAGAAGCGAAAGAATATGCTCTGGATTATGAGGTTCTCTGGCTTCTTCTCTGCTGCAATGCTCATGATCATTCTCTCCCCGTCTCTCCAATCCTTCCCTCCCGCCGAAGCCATCCGATCCCCTCACCACTATCTCGATTACTCTTACCTCCGCCTTCCTCCCCCGACGGATTCCGGGGGAGGCCACTTCAACTTCCGGAAGGCCTCCGCATACCGCAATGCCGATGAATGTGCCTCCTCCTCCGGCGCCCCAGGAATGTGCCATCCCAATTTGGTACACGTGGCCATCACTCTAGACGTGGAGTATCTCCGAGGGTCAATCGCCGCCGTGCACTCGGTCCTGCAGCACTCGCTTTGCCCGGAGAGCGTCTTCTTCCACTTCCTGGTGTCGGAGACGAATCTGGAAGCCCTAGTGCGATCCACTTTCCCGCAATTGAAGTTCAGGGTGTACTACTTTGATCCGAGGATGGTGCGGAGCCTGATCTCGACATCGGTGAGGCAAGCGCTGGAGCAACCGCTCAATTACGCCCGCAATTACTTGGCGGATCTACTGGAACCCTGCGTTGCCCGGGTCATCTACTTGGACTCCGATCTCGTTTTGGTCGACGACATATCCAGGCTCTGGGCTACCAGCCTCGGCTCCAGAACCATCGGGGCGCCCGAGTACTGCCACGCCAACTTCACCAACTA
Protein-coding regions in this window:
- the LOC126591332 gene encoding probable galacturonosyltransferase-like 7 — its product is MLWIMRFSGFFSAAMLMIILSPSLQSFPPAEAIRSPHHYLDYSYLRLPPPTDSGGGHFNFRKASAYRNADECASSSGAPGMCHPNLVHVAITLDVEYLRGSIAAVHSVLQHSLCPESVFFHFLVSETNLEALVRSTFPQLKFRVYYFDPRMVRSLISTSVRQALEQPLNYARNYLADLLEPCVARVIYLDSDLVLVDDISRLWATSLGSRTIGAPEYCHANFTNYFTPAFWADQRFSGTFDGRKPCYFNTGVMVIDLVRWRRAKYTKRIERWMEIQKRHRIYELGSLPPFLLVFAGHVAPIEHRWNQHGLGGDNVKGSCRDLHPGAVSLLHWSGSGKPWLRVDSKRPCPLDALWSPYDLYGHTL